In Mycteria americana isolate JAX WOST 10 ecotype Jacksonville Zoo and Gardens chromosome 23, USCA_MyAme_1.0, whole genome shotgun sequence, a single window of DNA contains:
- the RETSAT gene encoding all-trans-retinol 13,14-reductase: protein MWPYALLFLALLLLLLLLARLLGVAGGGPSPFAADARRPPAPLVTDKAARKTVLKTVFSADKVPEGLDAIVVGSGIGGLAAAALLAKVGKRVLVLEQHGKLGGCCHTFSEKGFEFDTGIHYVGQMEEGSNTRFMVDQLTEGQLEWARLPAVYDAVVLGEPGCGRTYRIYSGKKEYFQGLKEQFPGEGAAIDEFERLVKSVSRGTVLMGALKMIPRALATLLCRSRLLPWLSPFCRLTSRNLKEVVDGLTANRELRAVLSYIFPTYGVVPSKAGFSMHSILVNHFLDGAWYPKGGAGEIAFHTIPVIRRAGGNALGKAPVQRILLDSQGKACGVSVKKGQDLVNVFAPIIISDAGIFNTYERLLPAEARALPEIQSQLRMVTHGEGSFTVFVGLNGSREELGLEPTNYFMYPGNDLDEIMNRYLASSREEAAKNIPLVFVTCPSAKDPTWETRHPGKSTLAIVTFAKYEWFEEWKDKQVNKRGDDYEELKKTFVDAIMQAVFKLYPRIEDRIEYISGGTPLTNQHYIASPRGEIYGIDHSIARLQAEAIVTVRAQTAVPNLYLTGQDLFLGGFMGALQGALVCASAVLKRNLYIDVAWLKKRTRATNSKKRD from the exons ttttctcGGCAGATAAAGTCCCCGAGGGGCTCGATGCCATCGTGGTGGGCAGCGGCATCGGGGGCCTGGCGGCTGCCGCGCTGCTGGCGAAGGTGGGCAAGcgggtgctggtgctggagcagcacGGGAagctggggggctgctgccacACCTTCAGCGAGAAGGGCTTCGAGTTCGACACCG GTATCCACTACGTGGGGCAGATGGAGGAGGGCTCCAACACCCGCTTCATGGTGGACCAGCTGACGGAGGGGCAGCTGGAGTGGGCTCGGCTGCCGGCTGTCTACGATGCCGTGGTTTTGGGGGAGCCCGGCTGCGGCAGGACGTATCGCATCTATTCGGGGAAGAAGGAATATTTCCAAGGCTTGAAGGAGCAGTTTCCCGGGGAGGGGGCCGCTATCGATGAGTTCGAGCGGCTGGTGAAG AGCGTCAGCAGAGGGACCGTGCTGATGGGCGCCTTGAAAATGATCCCCCGGGCGCTGGCCACGCTGCTGTGCCGCTCGCGGCTGCTGCCGTGGCTCAGCCCCTTCTGCCGGCTGACGTCGCGCAACCTGAAGGAGGTGGTGGATGGTCTCACCGCCAACCGCGAGCTCAGGGCCGTCTTGAGCTACATCTTCCCCACCTACG GCGTGGTCCCCTCCAAGGCCGGCTTCTCCATGCACAGCATCCTGGTGAACCACTTCCTCGACGGCGCGTGGTACCCCAAAGGTGGGGCTGGGGAAATCGCCTTCCACACCATCCCCGTTATCCGGAGAGCTGGAGGCAACGCGCTGGGAAAGGCGCCGGTGCAGAGGATCCTGCTGGACTCCCAGGGCAAAGCCTGCG GCGTGAGCGTCAAGAAAGGCCAAGATTTGGTGAACGTCTTCGCTCCCATTATCATTTCGGACGCCGGGATCTTCAACACCTACGAACGGCTCCTGCCGGCGGAGGCGCGGGCGTTGCCTG AGATCCAGTCTCAGCTTCGCATGGTGACACACGGTGAAGGGAGTTTCACCGTCTTCGTAGGTCTTAATGGCTCAAGggaagagctggggctggagcccaccAACTACTTCATGTACCCGGGAAATGACCTGGATGAAAT AATGAATCGCTACCTAGCTTCTTCTAGAGAAGAAGCTGCCAAGAACATCCCTCTAGTGTTTGTCACCTGCCCGTCAGCCAAGGACCCCACCTGGGAAACGAGGCACCCAG GTAAATCCACGCTGGCCATCGTGACCTTCGCCAAATATGAGTGGTTTGAGGAATGGAAGGACAAGCAGGTCAATAAGCGGGGAGATGATTACGAGGAGTTGAAGAAGACCTTTGTGGACGCCATCATGCAAGCTGTCTTCAAGCTCTACCCTCGCATCGAGGACAGG ATCGAGTACATCTCCGGAGGGACGCCCCTCACCAACCAGCACTACATTGCCAGCCCCAGGGGGGAGATATACGGCATCGACCACAGCATCGCCCGCCTGCAAGCTGAAGCCATTGTCACCGTGAGGGCGCAGACGGCCGTCCCCAACCTCTACCTGACAG GGCAGGATTTGTTCCTGGGCGGCTTCATGGGAGCCCTGCAAGGAGCCCTCGTCTGCGCCAGCGCCGTCCTCAAGCGCAACCTCTACATCGACGTGGCGTGGCTGAAAAAGCGCACGCGGGCCACCAACTCCAAGAAGAGGGACTAA
- the LOC142420172 gene encoding caspase-7-like: MSQPRQSRALVIVNTHFCSSDGEVVLGTRRGAKREAEQLSTILSRLNYKVKLMHNKTAKEIEDLYQQECCCEHGDYFVSIISSHGEEGVIVGCDTEGVKLTRIFQILSAEKSPVITKIPKIFFIQACRGTEFDHGVVVECDSGEPEPECFSDYLSIPPQTAVMFACSPGPAQGPEGRGTSPGPQPPHDPH, encoded by the exons ATGTCCCAGCCAAGGCAAAGCCGGGCTCTTGTCATCGTCAACACCCATTTCTGCAGCAGCGATGGCGAGGTGGTGTTGGGGACCCGGAGAGGAGCcaagagagaagcagagcagcTTTCCACCATACTCTCACGGCTCAACTACAAGGTGAAGCTGATGCATAACAAGACAGCCAAGGAGATCGAAGACCTTTACCAGCAAG AGTGCTGCTGTGAGCACGGGGACTACTTTGTGAGCATCATCTCCAGCCACGGAGAGGAGGGGGTCATAGTCGGTTGTGACACAGAGGGGGTTAAGCTGACCCGGATTTTCCAGATTTTATCAGCAGAGAAGAGCCCGGTCATCACCAAAATACCCAAAATCTTCTTTATCCAG GCTTGCCGGGGGACAGAATTCGACCACGGGGTGGTTGTGGAGTGTGACAGCGGGGAGCCTGAGCCAGAGTGCTTCTCGGACtacctctccatccctccccaaaCCGCCGTGATGTTCGCCTGCAGCCCAG gccctgctcAAGGTCCTGAAGGGAGAGGAACGTCACCTGGCCCTCAACCGCCTCATGACCCGCATTAA